In Tachysurus vachellii isolate PV-2020 chromosome 7, HZAU_Pvac_v1, whole genome shotgun sequence, the DNA window TCCGGTGAGGAGAGCAGCACGTTCTCAGGTTTAAGGTCACAGTGAGCGATGTGTCTTAAGTGCAGGTATCGCAGAGCCTctaaaatctacacacacacacacacacacacacacatatatatatatatatatatacagatatcaGCATCCAACAGCAAACAATCATCTTAACAGTAGAGTAAGAGTTCTCTTTAAGAGCAGAGCATCCCTAGTGCTACTGACTCCAGTGTTAATACTTCAGCGTTTCCATGGCTACCTGCATAACAATGAAGCGTGTGATACGTTCAGGAAGTCGTCCGTTCTCGTTGGACAGAATCATCTCCAGCATGTCGCTGTGGAGCTTCTCCATGATGACAAATGTGCAATCAAGTGTCTCGAACATGGCATCAAGTACAATGACCCCAGGATGGGACagactcttaacacacacacacacacacacacacacacacacagtattattagtagatatatacacatctatCCATTTCTCAGACGACTCCCAGTATAAAACAACTCTCTCATTCCACTCACCTGCAGTATGGCCACCTCGTTTTTGCTCTGTCTCTCCTGTTTGGCCGGGAATCGAGTTTTATCGATGACTTTAATGGCCACCGGTCGACCCGTCTTTCTGTGAGtgcctacacacaaacacacctctctGTACATCATCCTAATGGATTACCAACGTAGCTTATTTATCACTCTAACCCAACAGCTTACCTCCGTACACCACTCCAAACTGGCCTGATCCCAGCACTTCGTCAGAGAAAATCTGATACAGCAAACTAATATCctgagacacaaaacacacaccacagagttAGCTCACACAGAACACATCTGTTTACTGCAACAGCTGTATGAAGATGAACTCTCACCTCGATTTGTTCGCTGGTGGCTTGAGcatctggggggaaaaaaaacaacaactttattTACAAGTGCTCGTTTATGCTCGTTCAGCTCCTTAAATATAAATCCTCACATTTAAGCGATTTAACTACACTGATCTTGATCAACATGGACCacattgagagaaaaaaaaaaaacagttaaatctTTGTCTTGAACTTCCTCAGCACACATTCCGGTGGCATGTTACAAATATATCAGGTGTgtataggaggtgtggcctaaagTGTGaacttcatttgcatatttaaatcaTCTCACTTTGGACTACATGATGAAGAACATGTGATAATAGTGAACTTGTAACACTTTGAGCTGTGCTGTAACATGACAATAATAAATGAACCCTCGCTGCCTCAGcctgctgtatcatggctgatcctgTGCTCTGAGCTAAACTGGGATATGCAGAAGAAGAGAATTTCACTGTTGTAATGTATATACGTGATAAATacgctttcttcttcttctcacatGGTTACAGAAGCTACAGTCACTCTTTTGTAACCCTGTTGAAGATACAACCCCACCACAGCTTGCtacagagaaaccacaaagtgcATCCTCTTCTGTCTTGTAGACATGGTGGAAAATAGGCTGACCGTTTCAGCGCACCGTCACACACCATAACCCTTACAACTCTTACAAATGTCGACGATTTGAAGTTTTCCTTTGATTAAGTCACAAAGTCTTAGTTTATATGCAGCGTCCTCCGTACAATTCCCTGTAaaagagctgttactatggaaacgctGGGGTCATTTTTAGAGATGCTGTTAGTGATAGAAGTTCTGACCAATTAGATTTGAACAACAGtgctgtggggttttttttaaaccctgcaGCGTCAGTACAGAACTAATGATGCACAAATGTCTcggttaattattattaaagatttttataatatttttgttaaagtgGAAAGTTGTGTACACTTTATTTCTGTCCATGGTTTAATTTAAGGTTTCATTATATTATAGGATATAGAAGGATCTTCTAATAAATTAGAACAAACGGTGTGagcgcaagtgtgtgtgtatgtatttgtgtgtgtatatgtgtgcatgtgtttgtgcacgcatgtgtgtgtgtgtgtgtttgggtgagggtgtgtatatatgtgtgtgtgtgtaggtgtgtatgtttgcatgtgAGACCTGCAGGTCCTGCGGTATTGAGGCCCACGCTCTGTAACGGCATGTGTGCAAGTCTGATGGCCGACTCCTGGGCTACTccttctgcatgtgtgtgtgtgcatacgtgtgtgtgtttgtgcttgtttgtgtgtatgtgtgtgtgtgtatacatgtttgtgtgtatgtgtgtttgtgtgtatgtgtgtgtgtgcatgcgcgtgtgtgagtgtgtgtgtatgtgtgtgtgtgtgtgtgtgtgtgtgtgtatgacctgCATGTCCTGCGGTGTTGAGGCCGACGCTCTGTAAATCATGTGTGCAAGTCTGATGGCCGACTCCTGGGCTACTccttctgcgtgtgtgtgtgtgtgcgtgtgtgcgtttgtttgtgtctttgtgtgtgtgtgtgtacagtatgtgcatgtgtgtatgtgtgcatgtgtgcatgtgtgtgtgtgtgtgtgtgtgcgcgtttgtgcttgtttgtgtgtatgtgtgtgtgtatgtatgtgtgtgtgtatgtgtgtgtatgtgtgtgtgtatgtgtatgtggacagtatgtgtgtgtgtaagacctGCATGTCCTGCGGTGTTGAGGCCGACGCTCTGTAAATCATGTGTGCAAGTCTGATGGCCGACTCCTGGGCTACTccttctgcgtgtgtgtgtgtgtgtgtgtgtgtgcgtgtgtgtgcttgtttgtgtctttgtgtgtgtgtgtacagtatgtgcatgtgtgtatgtgtgcatgtgtgtgtgtactgtatgtgcatgtgtgtgtgtgtgtgcgcctttgtgcttgtttgtgtgtatgtgtgtgtgtatgtatgtgtgtgtgtgtgtgtatgtgtgtgtgtatgtgtatgtatacagtatgtgtgtgtgtaagacctGCATGTCCTGCGGTGTTGAGGCCGACGCTCTGTAAAGGCATGAGTGCGAGTCTGATGGCCGACTCCCAGGCCTCTCCCTCTGTGTTAGAGAATACGCAGTAGACCACAGAACTCGTCAGCAGCTCAAACGTGTGACCTGCGTCATCCGGCTGCGTAGGAACAGTGAGCTGAGAGGAGCCTCGAACCTGCAGCACTTCCGACAGAGGCAGCTCCTGTACAGAAATcagaagaacatttacattttaaaggtgccatatgaaataaaaaaacaaattaaattcttATAAAAGTGGAGGTCAGATAAGATCGTGTTGCATGTCGGTTATATAAGGATTAGTCACAGAAGTCACACCAACTGTCAGCTGAACGTCTGATTCAGATGGAACACAAAATTCTAAACACCTCTGATGTCgtcatctgattggttggattgTACAGGATTTCCGGAAGACGTCTGGGTCATGGTTTTTTAACAGCCTGTCTGTAAACAAAGCTACCATGATGCTTCATCTCCATCATGGAAGAAGGACGTCATCAGGTGACAATGAGCGTTTATGAGTATCGGCTAAACACCGGATGAACCAAATGATGTGAACTTCAGTGATAGactcatttatttacacagtcATTTAACTGTCAGTGGCTTCTCGACTGTGACGCTAAAGATATTCTGTCAGTCAGACAGGATCTTGGGCTGATCTTGACCAAAAAAAAGCTGCTATGGAGTCCAGACCTTCTGCTGATTGTCTCCTACTtctactacaaataataataataataataatgttcaggGAGGTTAAGTGTTGCACGGTGCAATATGGAGAACCTTGTAGAACTTGCTGCTGTTCTCGTTCTGGTAGAGTGTGATGCTTTTCCAATCCAGAACCCAGTAGTGCCTTTTCCTCTGCAAGACAAACCAAACCGATGCTCATTATCTTGATATTTATAATACTTTAGCTAAAAATGTTCCTCTTATGGCAAATATCAGCTtcttgtatatatatgtgtgtatatatgtgtgtgtgtgtgtgtgtgatgttctctCACCAGTGTATCTACATTGGTATGGTGCACCAGCCAGCCTCTCTTCAGAATTCCACTGGATCTCCTCTTACTGTGTTTAATTGACTGCACCACCCTCATCAAGGGGATATTACTGCTGAAGCACGGACtgaaagaaagacacaaaaagagagagagagagtgagagagagaagggatgAATGACGAGTGTAGTGTTGGTACAGAATCCATGATAAACACTAATTGTATCGACTATCAGCACAGAGCTGTATGGTGTCGTTACCTCATCGGTGGTTGCTCTGCAGGCTCCTCCTCCACGTGAGGGCGTGCTTTAGAGTGATACTCTTCATAAATAGCGTTGACTGTTACCACAGAAATGTCCTCCTCAGATTCATGCTCCTGGTTTGAGTTGCTTTCTGTGTGAGATGGATGGAAAAACAACTTACCATAGATCAGACATCCTGTGGTTTGTCACCTACTGTGTTaactggaagtgtgtgtgtgtgtgtgggctcgGACTCTACAAGAAAAATTACAATTACTGGTTTTGGCGATGCTACGTTCCCACAATATACCTAGTATACACAGTGTGGTATCCTGCAGTGGACTTCTTTCCTATACAGGGTGTATTCCTGACTCGGTAGACTGACAAGTGCTTACTGAAGACGAAGGAATGATCTGCGTTTGCTAAAGTTCCTGTTCTGTTGGAGTGTATTAATACATGGCACATGCTAGAAATATCTGAACGCCACAGGACAATCCGTGCATCCCATAATATTAACATATACAGATAGAAGGTAGGACAGATGATCGTGCTCTTTTGTGTTGGAACAAGTATCTGCACTTGTGAAGTGACTGATGCAAATCGAATTTTAACCCTTTCACCCCTAATATGTTGATTATGGGTTATTAGACAAACCTTCTCCATTGGCTCGCTCCCCTCTACAGTCTGCAGGAACCTGAGACTCACATTGGCGATGACAGTTAAACTTGCAGTCTGCAAAACAAATAggacaagaggaaaaaaatattcaaatgaaacgtaataaaatacaattctgATCTGTTTGCCTCAACAGAAATCGAGATTCAACGTCTTCAACTGTACGGTTTTGGTGAGTCTGAGCTGACTGCAGCCTCGGCTTTATGTTCTCGGCTGACAGAAGAGGAACCCGGTGTCTCCTTCTGCTgttccacctcaaggtttgatatGAACCAGCAGACTGTACACTCTTACACTTCGTAGTGTACTGTATTGTCTGTTTACACTTGATGTAATTCGGTTCATTTTACTCCTTAGctcttagttctgtgttgtctaatgtagctctgtgtctttatgtagGACTAAAgcgctgtactgtatatgatcgaaatgacaaataaaacctTCTTGACTCTAAGTGCATTCTGAGATTATTCATCAtcttataaataaagtaaataaataaattaataaaaacctttaggttgatggtatcctaagtctgcaacccagtgaaccagtgttaatgtatttaagtCAGAGTACAGCATACTCCTGTTCAGGATAACCATTTACCCTCGACGTTAAATAGGTATGTTCAAACTGAACCCTAGGTAAGTCCTTCATGTGGAACTTTTCACCCAGAAGTGTTTGCAGCTCTCACCGGAGCACTGCAGGCCTTGGCGGAACAGACCCTTCAGCAGCCGGTGGCAGTGTTGACACATTGTGGGCTTTTTGTATGTGTGGATGTGGAAGGTGTGTGGCACCCGGGGTCTGCCTCCTCTAGCCCCATCACACACCCCTAACCACACGGGCCTGTCTGCCCACGACGGGGGCCGAGAGCGAGAAGGCTTGGTGAGACTGATCTGGAGCACAGAGGAGAAAGACAACAGCATGAGGATTGCATGTGTTATTCCTCAGACCAGTCTGAGACTTGGTGCGGAAATTCCTTATATTTAACAAAACTTCAAAATAGAGGACGGCACTGTTTTTTCCCGTTATTTGTCCTATCTGGTGGTACCTCCTCCAGACTGCCTCCAGTGTGGCTGCTGAGGGAAGTGGCACGAGGACGCAagggagggaagagagagagactttggcCACATGGTCGGTACACACGTGAGCAGTCACTAGGTAACCTCAGGGCACAGCGTTTATGGAAATCTAAACCacaacctgagagagagagagagagagagagagagagagagagacagagagaataacAGAGAATTTTTACAGCTAGTATGTCTAAACTTCCAAAAACCTGCTAGCTCTGTGTGATTTCCTCATGCAGTGAAGGTCATTCATGTTCCACAGTGAAACAGACGTAAGCTAAACAATTCAAATACAAGTTGATGTGCTTTTCTTTCTGGATTGCTTTCAAACAGGGTTGTTAGTGGTATTGATGGTATttttagtctgtgacctagtgcaTTAGTATCAGGATGTATTCATGGATAGACActtggataagagagtctgctgAATGCTATacgtgtaaatgtaaatgctagaACTCGACTTGAGATGCTAGgcatgcaaaacaaaaaagaaggctttccactagatgttggcgcgtgactgtgtggatttgtgattattcagctacaagagcgttagtgagatcagacactgaggtctggggttcagtcggtgttcagtggggttgagtcacagtgcaggacactcgagttcttccactccaacctgaacacaccatgtcttcatggagctcgctCTGTGCACAGGAGCGTCGTCATGCTGGAACACTGTTTCAccttcttagttccagtgaagggaaactggaGCGCTACAGCATACAGACTCATTCTAGATAATCGTGTGCTTCAGATTTTGTGGTAACATTCTGTCACATATGGGGTTGATGCTCAGAtcttcacatacttttggccaggTTCAATTTAGGAAAGTATCAAGTGAATATACTCAGCATTAGCAttgattttattcataattccATTTTGAacacaaaagagagaaagaaggaaacttaaaatggaaaacagactcaataacaacaacaacaacaacaacaataataataataaaactttccTGCAAGTTTAATAATTGAGTTTTATTGACTTCTTTATATAAGAAAACCACAAACTGGCAGTTATTTCAGTaaaggaaaagtgtgtgtgtgtgtgtatttgtgtgtgatgtgtcagCATGTGTTACCTTCACACTTTAAGCCTTGTCGGACGAGCCCCCAAAGCATCTCCCCGCAGTGATGGCAAAAGGTAGGTGTGCGATAAGACTGAACCACCAAAGAATGTGGGCGAAACTTTACCTCAGTCAGCGTTGCAGAAGCTGAAAGGATCAAAAAGAGGCAGATGAAATATAAAACTTTACGCAATGTAAgattcaaggtgtgtgtgtgtgtgtgaatgtgtgcgcgAGTCCTAACCAGCAAGTACCACTTCCACCAGGTCTCCGTCGTGCAGGTAGTGTTGCTCTGAGAGTCTGTGGAGGATCTGCTCAGACGTAGGATCATGTCGGAAAAGCAGCAGCTTCTCACCGAGACCTATTATACTCCAGTCAGGGGCCTTTACAAGCAAAGAGAAGCAGGGGGTTTATTCAAACGGACATAATGTATAACAGGAGATTAAATATAGTGAGACAATAAACACTCTATGTAGAAGAGTGGACCATAATACACCTTATATCTTCATTCTAGTTCTAATATTATATCACATCACTGCAGAGGTCAAGGACTCGTGTGGTGGATACTTAAAGAAAAAATCATTTCCTGtagaagatgtttatttaatgtttactgaacgagtctccagtgtctgcgTTTTAATCAGAGTTAAAGGTAAAGTTTCTTTCTTCACGATGGAGGAGGTTGAGCTTTccggtttctcagtaacacaacaggccaagtttttttttttttttttttttatttcaacaaaaagaaaaaagagacagagagagagagagaaaggatggTATGAGagcaacagtttgtagttgctATAACAGAAGTAATGACAGGAACTAAGCTGTTTTTGCAGACGTGCTACAAACAGAAGTATAAACGGATAACAGTATACGCTgtgttctttaattaataagaCCAGTGTTAGCAAAGTGCTGTCATAAAAGCTCTTTGTTGTGTTTACACGGTGTTTACACTGAAGTCAAGAACAGGGTGGGAAAAAGGAAGCAACAAAGCTGCTGTGGAGTAAAGCTTTCGTGTTTTGTGagacgagagaaagagagacagacgaTCGAAAAGCTACGCATCCGTCCGTAAACACCGCGACAACACACTCTATAAAGTGTATCTCTCTGTGCTCTGTCTATACCCCCGACATGGTGCTATCTCACATGACCAGGCACCGTATCTCATCTCAGATCTCAGTGTAAATAAGGCAGCCGAgccagacacatacacacaaccacacacacagacacaaacgctCAGAAGAATGAAATCAGATGGCAGAGATAAGCTCTGGTGCAATTCAGTCTGCTAGAACAGGAGGTTTATGTGAAAGCAGGTCAGATGTACGGCTGTGAGTCTGCCTGAGGTGATCGCGCAGAGCCCCGGAAAGCATCAAGCCTTTAAAtgtcagagcttttttttttgcaatttaaaACTAGGAGGAAATGACTCAAAATGTGCATgtgaaagggagaaagaaaacgagagagagagagtgttagatcATGGAGGAGGGTAAACATCCTACTCTGACTCAAGTGTCCCGGAATAAGACAAAAgtatgataaaaataaacaaagtgacTGTTAACGCTGTGTCTTTGGTGACGTTAGAGAAGGCACAACacagagaaggtgtgtgtgtgtgtgtgtgtatgatttctCACATTAGCCATGCTGTGTGGTAAATGATTTGAAGTACATTCTAGGAAAATGAATGATCTATGATTCTAATCACATTCCATTATCTGGGGGTGATAGCTAAGGTGTTAAACTACTAAcagaaaggttgtgagtttgaatcccaggtccaccaagctgcccctgctgggcccctgagcaaggcccttaaccttcaattgctcagataAGAATGTAAGTGGCTCCAGatgagggcatctgccaaatgctgtaaatgtaaattctcTACAAATTTATAATCagcggaaaaaaaaatcccagtgtCTGTGGTGCGTCCAAAGCTAGAAATCAGAGCGGAAAACCACCGACTTGCAACCAATCAGGACTAAGAGGCTTCTGATTCCGTTACTTTTCTAGCCTTGTCATGCGTTTAGAGGGTGTGGCTTTGAAGGAAACACTGAAGGAAGTGGCTGGgtttgaattttaaataaaaaaaaaaacaaagaaaaaaacaacaacaaggttTCAAAGATGTTACCTTTGATGTTTAAGCATATAAAATATTGCAAATCAGCTCTGTAGCTCAATGctctgtaaaagaaaacatacaattCAGACATCTCCTGGTCTGTGAAATGATGGTAATATTACGCTTTGCTCAGGTTTCTTGATCACACACAACTGAAGCCAGATCTATCTGTGATCATTTTAATTGGCTTAATTATCTTCTCACTTTATTCTACACTGACATTTATTAAGAAATTCAGTttgcaaacataaataaatcaaataaagaaaTCTATCAAATGTTATACAGGTtactgggaaaaaaatcaatgtgcAAAAGTTAGGAAATAAGCAATGTAGAAAATATCTCATGGAGtagttattcattattattcgAGTTTCACTGTAAACCTTCTCATCTGTAATATGTAATTTTACTAGCCAGACCTTtaacattaatagtgttatgttttatgttttttttctcagtaaatgtaGTCTAGAACCTCCTGTTTTAACAGAAAGAAGTCATATCAGCGGCACGACCACCGACCGACTACAAGCAGCTTTCCACATCCTGGAGCTTATAAACAGAAAACTGTACAAAAGATTTCAGATGCTAAGTATATTCGATACTCAGAATGTAAGCAAACACGATGTCATGTTCTTAATGAACATGCGTATAGATGCACAATAGGTGTATTTAGTGTATCTGTTTGAAACCGGACATGAAGTGTGCATTAGAACCTTCGActtggttttatttgtattgtgatTTTAACAGTAGGACAATTTCTAAAAGCAGATTTTTTACGGAATATAATGTTTTATCACAtggacattacagcacagtgaaattctttcttcacatatcccaacttttggaggttggggtcagagcatagctgtggggatttgtgatcatcAAGCTTTAAGTGAGATCAGACTTCTGCTGAGATCTGATTGCTTCTGTTTTCTGGACCTGACTGATACATCTACATGACACCCTACCCCTGGTGGAGTCTCGTCACTTGGTTGGGCACTCTGGGATAGATCAAGGACAGCCCAATGGCCCATGGGATTACTGTGGATAGAGCAAATTGGAGACAATGACACTGTCTTTGGTCTGCCGTTGCGtaggtcagctttgtgctcgggtcttcatctgtgaacatttgaagacttcgtcAGGAAGGAGTTACAGTAGAGTTAAGTCTGTTATAAACTCAGATATGACGCTGACCAAGTAGTTcgtcaggagctctcggttgcacaattccactcgactacaaactgttgtagaaagcaatttttacatttacattatttcctgtccagtgtcaccagtgaagggaaatcttcATTCTAGGCAACTATGTGCTTCCAATGTTGTGGCAAAATTTTGCCAAAAGGTCATGTGATGGCCAGATGTCCAAATATAGTCCAATGTTTtgggaaataaaatgaactataATTGGTCGAagactccaccttgtgtgtgtggagtttgcatgttctccctgtgcctctgggggtttcctccgggtactccggttcctcccccggtccaaagacatgcatggtaggttgattggcatctctggaaaattgtccgtagtgtgtgattgcgtgagtgaatgagagagtgtgtgtgccctgtgatgggttggcactccgtccaggatgtatcctgccttgatacctgatggcgcctgagataggcacaggctccccgtgaccagaggtagttcagataagcggtagaaaatgagcgagtcAATGTTTGGAGACTTCAGAGGCAGCTACAAACCAAAATAATAACTGTAATGGggatttaaaggaaaaacaaacaatgtgtACCCGAGACCAATAATGAAGTCGAGCAAGGTCGAGGAAGCATAAAAAGGCAGAATTCATAGACTGTGGTTGCAAGTGATTCACACCTTTGAAACATACAGTTCACAGACATGAACAGTCAACTTAAGGCAGTTTTgaggaaaacagaaaatgtaagTCACCTCAAAATCACCACATTATGCCAAACACTGTTTCTGCCACACAATTGGATGGACATCAACttccataaacaaataaataaattctgatgATATGTACAACATGTAGTCatttcttttccaaaaaaaagtaaacaaacgtTCAGAAACCAAGCAGAAAATATAAGTGCACCCTTCACTTCCAAAAGCATCAATCAATTAGCAGTTTGGTGTTAGTAATAAAATGCCCAAGAATCATAAAAAATCAAGGAAAAATGTCACTTCTTCTATAGCAGAAGAACCTTTAGTATTCAGGAGCATTCAGGTGTGACATCAGCCATGAAATCAGAGAGGCAATAATTGCTGCACGTTAATCTGTAAAGGGTTACAAGGCCATCTCTCTAAACTTAAATTTACCGTTTTACAACTGTTTCCAATCTTCTCAAGAATAGACATCCAAGCAAATTCAGCTCAAGATCAAACTGTTTCATGTTCAAAgttatataaagattagacTCAATAACTACTGAAGGCTTTTGTGAACAAATTAAAACCATAAAAGTTGTGAACCACAAACGTTCTAGACCTCTGGAGTGATTAAACCAAGCAAGAGATGTTTGGTCATCGTGCATTGTTCCATGTCTGGAGAAATCTGAACACagaagtagtgttaatttcgtcacctatttttaatttagtcttaagccctattcagacgggattagttttacgtggggacgtggaataatgcaattttacctcaggacgtcggtaatattaattggccaattcgcacgggacaagacatctcagtaaaactagcagaagtgggaggggtaactcgctttacgcaccacagtaacctccttgtcgccatgtgcgtatgacgttgcttcctgttatcacgtgtgCAAACAGCCAACATGgcacctccatgcttgcaaaacgcgccataAACTAcctttaaacaggaaatgacggaattttaccgtacatatttacagcgggtctattcggacgggattagtattacctgaggtaatttttccggacctttttacagaaggtaaaagtcgccgtaatctttactgacattgtccgtaatgattaccgagatggcacattcggacgggactaaaatcactgag includes these proteins:
- the prkd4 gene encoding protein kinase D4; the encoded protein is MAARVEQDSLNLGISNCFSQMSMGTESVQEGSISVYFQIGLFKERVKVPKGRLSFKSVKKVAAEIIEKQAPDWSIIGLGEKLLLFRHDPTSEQILHRLSEQHYLHDGDLVEVVLAASATLTEVKFRPHSLVVQSYRTPTFCHHCGEMLWGLVRQGLKCEGCGLDFHKRCALRLPSDCSRVYRPCGQSLSLFPPLRPRATSLSSHTGGSLEEISLTKPSRSRPPSWADRPVWLGVCDGARGGRPRVPHTFHIHTYKKPTMCQHCHRLLKGLFRQGLQCSDCKFNCHRQCESQVPADCRGERANGEESNSNQEHESEEDISVVTVNAIYEEYHSKARPHVEEEPAEQPPMSPCFSSNIPLMRVVQSIKHSKRRSSGILKRGWLVHHTNVDTLRKRHYWVLDWKSITLYQNENSSKFYKELPLSEVLQVRGSSQLTVPTQPDDAGHTFELLTSSVVYCVFSNTEGEAWESAIRLALMPLQSVGLNTAGHADAQATSEQIEDISLLYQIFSDEVLGSGQFGVVYGGTHRKTGRPVAIKVIDKTRFPAKQERQSKNEVAILQSLSHPGVIVLDAMFETLDCTFVIMEKLHSDMLEMILSNENGRLPERITRFIVMQILEALRYLHLRHIAHCDLKPENVLLSSPDPFPQVKLCDFGFARIIGERSFRRTVVGTPAYLAPEVISSHGYNRSLDMWAVGVILYVSLSGTFPFNEDEDIHQQITNAAFMYPRHLWALISLEAVNLINNLLQVVVRRRFSVGKAIGHPWLQNFQLWCDLRQFEQRLGHRYLTHESDDERWRHHAQEKGLSLPSHHQTEQGL